The Flavobacterium sp. 20NA77.7 genome includes the window GAGTTTTAAAAGACATTAGAAGCAAGCCTTTTCAAACGAGTAAACAAGTGAATGACTTACTCGCTAAAAAGGTAACTACGTTGAAAGAAATTGATCAAGCTATTTTAAATGGTGATGTAGATTTTTCTAAAAGTAACCTACCTTATAAGAAAGGCAAAAAATACGTTATTGAATCGCAATTAGCTGCTAGTAAAAATGTTACATTTATTGTAATCAATTATAGCAATAGGGTACTTTTAGAAGAAGTAAAAATAAATTAACTTTTTCTTTAAAAATACTTGTAGAAATAAAAAACAAATGTATATTTGCACTCGCATTACACTAATGTAGGGCATTTATTGGGGCGATTAGCTCAGCTGGTTCAGAGCACCTCGTTTACACCGAGGGGGTCGGGGGTTCGAACCCCTCATCGCCCACAAAGTCCTTAGAAATAAGGACTTTTTTTATACTCCTAGATTTTGTTATATACCTTTATAGGTTTACATCCTCTACAGCTTTATAAAAGACACGTTTTATAATGGTTTTACTTCTAATCTAGAAGAAAGATTAATTCGACACAATCAAAATAATAAAGGTTTCACTGGTAATTTT containing:
- a CDS encoding DUF4258 domain-containing protein gives rise to the protein MSLRYKLAFYIFGLTIGFYFVGEFLSAKAASRGVYFCYFPNCRVLKDIRSKPFQTSKQVNDLLAKKVTTLKEIDQAILNGDVDFSKSNLPYKKGKKYVIESQLAASKNVTFIVINYSNRVLLEEVKIN